From a region of the Cucumis sativus cultivar 9930 chromosome 6, Cucumber_9930_V3, whole genome shotgun sequence genome:
- the LOC116404372 gene encoding cysteine proteinase inhibitor 1-like — protein MSPEPIVGDYRPCENSDGEHAKEVAQWAVTEYNIKHRHERPYLYLLSVLKCESQVVAGTNWRLGLKCKDENNIEVNCEAVVWEKRWENFLELTSFVVFYPSSG, from the coding sequence ATGTCTCCTGAACCAATTGTTGGAGATTATCGACCATGTGAGAATTCAGATGGTGAACATGCGAAAGAAGTAGCACAATGGGCAGTAACAGAATACAACATAAAACACCGCCATGAACGTCCTTACTTGTACCTTCTTAGTGTATTGAAGTGCGAGTCGCAAGTGGTGGCTGGAACCAATTGGCGTCTGGGGTTGAAGTGTAaggatgaaaataatattgagGTAAACTGTGAGGCTGTTGTGTGGGAGAAGAGATGGGAGAATTTCTTGGAGCTCACATCCTTCGTAGTATTCTACCCATCTTCTGGCTGA